Below is a window of Enterococcus gilvus ATCC BAA-350 DNA.
CTCTTCGTGAATGGCAAGGAGTGTGTCGTTGATCTCCTGCAACATGTTTAAAAAGGACTGGTAGCTGCAATCTAGCTGTTGACTGAGGCTTTGAACGGAATACTCGCCAGCGGGATACCCTTCCATCAGCTGGAAGAAATGAATCTTCTTCTGCTGCTGGCGGGTCAAGAAGAGTTCTCTAAACATAAGAGCCACACCTTTCTATGCTATTTATTCGCTGTTCTTTTTAGGCATCTAAGAAAAAGTGTCTAGAAAATCAGCGATTAGTTACTTAATTAAAACTTATTTATAGGTTAATTCTAGCATAGCTGAAGGCCGTTCATTTTTCTTAGAAATGATGAGTTTATTGGAACGTTCGGTTATTCATGCAATCGTTTTACGGAAGTGTGAGTGGTATGGCTATAGCGACAAAATCGCGGACGAAAGAGTCTAATCTTGTTAAAATGTTCGCTCCTTTTTAACAAACACCAAAATCATTATTTTTCCCTTTAAATTTGGGCGGTCAACAGGAGCGTGAGGAGCAACTTTTTTTATTATTAAGTAAACAGAAAAGCTGCTATAAGTTATTTTTAACGTTATGCCGCTTTTCAGCAGAATTCCACGTGCAAAGCGTCACATAATAGCCGAAGGGAGCGCCTGTTTTTAACGCCTACTGAATTAAACTGCGATCATTAGGGAAGCACATTGAAGGATGAGGTGCTCTTTATTCTATAGGATAGAGAGCACCTTTTTGCTTGTCTAAAGGACCTGTTTTTGTACCTGTCATCACTTTCCTTCTTTTCTATCTAGATTTGTTGTAGGTATGTTCAAAATTTAACACAGTGTGTGCCAATTTATGACGTTGTTTTACAATTGACATTGTTTTATAATTTATTGATTACTAAAAGTTTATTTTTAGGTATTTATATAATGAAAATAAAGCAAAAAACGTCTAATGTAACGGAAAGATAATGGTTCAAAAAATGATATCGGTTTCGTTGATTAGCGAGTTAGGGAAGGTGTTCATAAAAATGAAAAAGAAATTAGTTGTGGTTGGGTTGGTTATGTTACTTGTTCTTCAAATACTTAGTCCAACCTTTGCTTATGCACAAGGGACCACAGAATCAACGACGCAGTCGACGAAGAAGGAGAGCCTCTCTTCAGCGGTGAAACCACCGGCGGCAAGTACGTCGACCGCAGCAACGTCGGCAACGACAGCAACAACAACGACTTCAAGCAGCAAAGACCAAACGGCTGACGGCAACAGCACGGGGTCTTCTGCAGAAGCCACAACGGCGTCAACAACAAAAGAAGCAGCAAAGAAACAAGCGCGTGCAGCTATCGCGGACAATATTTTCAGTTCGGTAAAAATGTACAAAATCAATGGGGATGAAGTAAAGCCGAATGACACGCTGCCCGATATGACCGGGATCAAGCTGGCATTGAAATTCTCGTTCTCTAATAAGAATTATCAGACTGGAGATACCTTCACGACACAATTGCCTGCTCAAGTAGCCATCGCAAAAGATTTATCTGGCGATTTTAGTCCAATGACTTCGGCAAAATGGACGATCGATGCGGCGACGAAGAAATTAACGATCACTTTTTTAGAGGACAATGTTTCCTCAGAAGTTTATGATTTGACGTTGACTACGTCTTTGGAAAAGGTCAACGGCATTGACGAAGAGAACCAGAAAGTCGTTTTTGACACGGCACCCACACCAACGACCTTCTCGATCGATGTGACATCTAGTGTTGATCCAGGGAAAAATACCACTGCCCTCACTATGGATACATTGAATCCGAAGAAGGCGATGATCACTTCCGCGTTCAATTTGGATCGGACGGATAATAACGATCGGATGTACCAAGTGGAAGGCTATAACTATGGCAGCAAAATGAGCTTTGAGTCTGTCAATGTCTATTCCAGCGATGTCGATTTCAATGGCACGCTGGTAGGCAGCAAAACATTATTAACAAAAGACGTTGATTATACAATTACCTATAAAAATGCGGACAGCAATCGACCTGTCGCAGAAATCAAGCTGCTGAAGTCCATCGGGAAAAAAGCGGTCATCGCAGAATCGGTCGTATCCGGTATTGACGGCAACAATTATGTTGATGAATCTGTCGCGGGAAATGAATACAATTATTTTTATGCGTATTCTTATACCAATGAAAATGGCACTCAGTTGAATTACACCAATGCGAGCAAAGCGTTTGTGACGCTGCAGCCGTTAGAAGCAAAAGGGAAGATCAATCCAGACACAGGAAACATTGACTGGGAGATCAACTACAACTTTAATGAGCAGCCGCTGACGACGTCTTCTCAGTTGCTCGCCAATTTGAAAGACCAAGGTGTCGAACTGGTTGACGGTTCTATCAGTATTGAAAAAGTTAAATTTAATTATACGAGTGAAAACAATTACGAGGTCGTTTCTGAAGGCGAGGGCACCTCTGACTTTACGATCACACCTGATGGAAAGGATTCCTTGAGCTTTACGCCTAAGTCGGCGACGACACAAGCGTACATCGTTCGATATTCGACTAAAATTACTGATCCTACTGAACGCGTCATCAAGAACAAAGTAACAAATGGGACGGTAACAAAAGAAGCGCAAGTGAGTCTTATTCCGAATCTATTGTCAAAAGAAGCAGGGACCATCGACATCTTCAATCGTACGATGGAATGGAAGATCACGGTCAATGCTGAAAAATACAAGATGACAAATCCAGTGGTGCATGACTACTTCATTGGTGCGGTCAAGGACTATACGGGATTAACGATCAGCAAGAAAATCTCTGACACGGAATCGGTGCCGTTAGTTGAGAATGTGGACTATAAAGTCACTAAATTTGATGAAAATGGCTCGCCGGTTGGCGCACAGCCAAATGTCAACGGCGCTCCAGATAGCTTCAACGGCGGGGTGCGCATTGATTTCCTAGGGGATTACAACGAGCTGAAGGATACCTTAGTCATCACGATCAAAACGAAGATCGAAACCTCGGCTGAGAAAACCGAGATCAAAAACAAAGCGACGTTGAACTACGGCAATTCTCCAGGCGTCATCGAGTATGATGCGAAAGGGACATTTACTGATCCGTATTACACAGGCGGGGCAAAATTGGCCCAGACAGCAAGTACTTCTGGCGATTACCTTTATCAAAATTGGCTAGTCTTTGTAAATTCGACCGGAGCCAACTTCAACTTAACGAAGATGCAAGATAGTCTGCCAGCAGGAACAGAACTTGTGCCAGGCTCACTCCGCTTTGAAGAAGTGACCAGTCAATCAATGATTGACAACATCCAGCGTTACCTTGGGACGGACTACAATCTGGTTCCAGAAAATTCCGACGCCTACCCAACGAAGATCGATACGGTGAACAATCAGGTCAATCTGGAATTTGGCAATTTAGGCGCTAAACGGGTATACGTGAAATACCGAACCAGAGTCAAACGCGACTGGTATGTCTACAATCGCTTAGACAACGTTGCAAAAGTTACCTATGACGACAAGACACCAGCGGAATACAAAGCAAGCGTGTATGCCTACAATTATGAGTATGCGCTATTGAAGTCCGTTGCCAAAGACCCAGTAAAAGAAAATGTAGCGAACTGGACCGTGACCACGAGAAACATTACAGCAGGCATGCCTGTCCAAGATCCTGAGATCACGGACACATTGACTCCTGGAACGACGAATGCGGCCTATGATCCCACTTCTTTTGTTGTGACGACGGCGACTGGTGAAAAGATCAGCACCGACCATTACCGCTTGTCCTTTACAGGAAATACGTTCAAAATTGCGTTTTCTGATTACAAAGCAGAGAGCAACATTCAAGTAAAATACAATACCGTCAGTGAATTTCCAGGCGGAGTAAAAAACAATTCTCAAGTGAATTCTTCAAGCTATGGCGCGCTGAATGCCTATTACCGCCAAGCCAATACGGCTGTCAATCTAAGCTTTACAAACGGCAGCGGAACGGGTGTGGTGAAAACTGCGGACCTAGACGTGTTGAAAGTGAATGAGAAGGATGAGGGATTAGCAGGTGCGACCTTTGAGATCCTTAAAGAAGACGGAACAGAGACGGGCTTGAAAGCAGATACGGATGCCGAGGGCAAACTGTCCTTTACAGGCTTGCCGCTGGGCGAGTACTTGCTGAAGGAAAGCAAAGCACCAAACGGCTACGAGATCAATCCAGAGTATAAAGATGGAAAAGCGATCACGTTGACAGAGAATATGGCGGCGATCAAAGTCGTTAATAAAGAAACGGTCGCAAACAGTGTCGAGCTGACTAAAACGGATGAACAAACGAAGGACGTCTTAGCAGGTGCAAAATTCCGTCTAGAAAAAGCGGATGGCACTGTCATCAGCGAGAACCACGAAACAGGAACTGACGGACGCTTCACCGTGAAGGATCTGACGATCGGAGACTACCAACTTGTGGAGACTGAAGCACCGACAGGCTACGCGCTGAATAAGACACCTGTGACCTTCTCGATCACCGAACGTCAAGGTCAAGTTGTCAATGTGACGAAAACCAACACCTTGTCGACCGGTTCAGTTATTTTGACCAAAGTGGATGAGCAGTCGAAGGAAACACTAAAAGGCGCGACCTTCCAATTACAGGACAAGGATGGAAAGACGCTGCAAGCGGATCTGATCACGGACGGCAACGGGAAATTAGAAGTTGCAGATTTGGCTCCTGGAGATTACCAATTTGTGGAGACCCAAGCACCAACGGGTTACGAGAAAGACGCGTCACCACTAGAATTCACGATCACGAAAGCCCAGTCTAAAGCAGCAGAAGTAGAGAAAACCAATGCGAAGACACCTGTGAAACCAGGTTCGATCACCTTAACGAAGACGGACGAAAAAACGGGAGAAGCATTGTCTGGTGCGACCTTTGAGCTGAAAAATGAGAAAGGGACTGTGTTAGAGTCTGATCTTGTGACCGACAAATCAGGGAAAATCGTCCTTGAAACACAGGCGCCCGGCACCTATCAATTGGTTGAGACAGAAGCACCAACAGGCTACGTGAAGGATACGACGCCCGTGACCTTTACAGTGAAGGATCAAGCAGAAACGATCGAACTGAAAAAGACTAATAAGGCCATCGTCACTGGCGCAGTGATTTTAGAAAAAATCGATGAAGCGACGAAACAGCCTCTACCTGGCGCAGAATTTGAGTTGCAAACGCAAGAAGGCAAAACGATCAAAACGGATACGATGAGTACGGACGACAATGGCCGTTTAGCAGTGGAAAAATTGGCCCCAGGTAAGTACCAATTTGTGGAAACCAAAGCGCCAGCCGGGTATCAACTGGATGCTAAGCCTGTGACATTTACCATCAAAGCAGACCAAACAAGTCCTGTATACGTAACGAAAACGAATAAGGGCAAGACGATCGACGGTCTTACTTGTACCGTGGCATTGAGAAAAATAGACAGCAAAACGGGTGAAGGCTTAGCCGATGCGACGTTTGCTTTGCAAGACCAACGAGGCAACGTCTTAAAAGAAAATTTGAAGACCGATAAAACAGGGACGCTTGTTGTATCGGACTTAGAACCAGGCAAGTATCAACTAGCAGAGACAGAGGCACCTAAGGGCTATATCTTGAACACGAAACCAGTGACCTTCCAATTGACGACTGCGAAGAAACGAGTAGTGACAGTCAGAAAGGAAAACGTCAAGAAACGGACAAGTGCCAAAGAGAAGGAGAAGGGCGGAACACAAACGTCGGATACGAACAAGTCACACACCACATATGGAAGCAATTACAGTGGTCGTAACCATACGTATCTGCCTAAAACAGGCGAACAAAAATCAATGATCCTAGTGATCATGGGTGTTGTCGTGTTGCTTCTTTTAGCAGGGATCGTCTACATCAAACGTAAAAAATAAGTAACCAAAGATCCGGCTAGTCGACAGACTGGTCGGATCTTTGTCTCTCAGGGCAGCACATGGTATCTTTAAAGGAAATGGAAACGGAGATCGGTCAGGAAAGAATCCGATGTGGTTCTATTAAGGGCGTGTCGTTTCGCAGGGGCAAGAAGCAGGAGGTGCAGAGGAATGAAAAAATCGCAATGGTACAGTGATCAGTGGGGAAAGCCGACACATGACGATCGCTTGCTGTTTTTATTGCTGACGGTGGGGGTTTTTCAAGCAGGGTTAAGCTGGCAAGCTGCCGCAGGCAAACGAACGGTGTTTGAACGGAATTTTTGCGGCATGGATTTTCGCAAAGTTGCGGCTTTCTTCCCAGAAGATGTCGAGCAGATCGCCAAGGACCCTGAGATGATCCGCAATCATCGAAAGATCAAGGCAGTGGTGCAAAACGCACGTGCGATCGTAGGGCTCTTAGACGATTACGACAGCTTCGCAGCGTATCTGTGGGATTTTGTCGGCGGTGTGCCCATCCTTCATACGTATGAAATGTCTGATGAGGTTCCGAATACCTTGCCGGAGGCGACAGTGATCGCCAAGGACATGAAAAAAAGAGGCTTCACCTTCGTCGGCCCCGTGGTCACCTGCATGTTCCTAAAAGCGGCGGGGATCATCCAAGACCAAGTCATGGCGTAAAAAATAGAAAGTACCGTTTATGTTGTAGGCTCCCTACAGCATAAACGGTACTTTTTTTAAATGCTTTCGATGCGTTTGATGCCATTTTTGTACATTTCATCCATCAGCTTCTTATCGGTCTGATCGTCGGTGATCAGCAAGTCGATCTGGTCAAGCGGCAGGAAGGTGTACAGGGCACGGCGCCCGATCTTTGTGTGATCGGTCACGACGATCTTCTTTGCGGAGGCATCGATCATGTTTTTCTTCGTGGTGATCAGCAGCTCATTAAAATGCGTCAAGCCCTTTTCGACATTGAGGGCAGGCGTGGCAATGAAGACCTTATCGACACTTAGCTGTTTAAGGGAGTCATTGGCAATTTGTCCGTTCAACATAAAGCTGTCATGGAAAAGGGTCCCGCCAGTAACGATGGTGGTGATGTTTCGATTGGAGCGCAAGACAGAGGCGATATTGACATCGTTGGTGATGATCGTAATGTCCTGCAGCTGGGGCATCTCATTTAGAGTTCGTGCGATCTGTAGAGTCGTCGTCCCCGAATCTAAGATGATGGCTTCCCCGCTGTTGATGTAATTCGTGGCGTACTTTCCGATACGGGTCTTCTCCAGCATATTTTCAGTGGCACGATCTTCAAAGGCGGGTTCGTCCTGTTTGATGCTTGCGGGAACGACGCCGCCGTGAATCCTGACGACTGAGCCTTGCGCTTCAAGTTCATCAAGATCTCTGCGGATCGTCGTCTCATGCACTTTAAAAAGTTCAGACAATTGGGATACAGAGATAAATTGCTTCTTCTCAATGGTTTCCAGTAATTTTATTCGACGCTCTCCTGTTAGCATTTTTCTTCATCCTCTCGCTTTCACAGTAACAATTGTTACTTGAGAAAGGCGTTTTCATCCCCTAGTCTATGGAAAATAATGGAAAGTGTCAATATATAAAGCCTCTAAACGTGCAAAAACGAGCTTTTATGAGTGTTTCTATTCTGACAATCATTTAAGGAGACGAGCGGGGGACTTCGGACGTTAAAGTAGTCCAATCAACCAGAAGCGTGTTTTTTTATATCAAGAAAAAGATTGACGAGTCAAATAATCGAAGGCTTTCACCATGATATTTTAAAAATAAAGCGTTTACAAAGAGTTGTATTCGATGTTATACTCGTTAACGAGCGAAAAAGAGTTTTAACGAGCGCTCGAAAACGAGGAGGGAAATGAATGGGACAGTCGGTTGAATCAACAGTTTTTAGTCTGGTTGAGCCAGGAGTAATTAAAGAAGTAACTAAAACGCGAGCCCTTCCAGATGGTTGGGTAGCGGTAGAACCAACATATGCAAGTATCTGCCATGCAGATCTAAGATATTTCGCAGGGCTGCGTCGTCCAGAGGCGTTAGCGAAGAAATTACCGATGGCGCTGCTGCACGAAGGAATCGGTGTCGTGACAGACAGCCAATCGGAAAAATTCTCCGTGGGGGATCGGGTCGTTGTTGTACCGAATATCCCTGGTCAGATCCTGCATCCAGAGATCGATCAGAAGCCGGATGTGCCGGTGAATTATTCAAAAGGGAACGCCTTTTTAGGGAGCGGTTACGATGGCATGGCGCAAAGTCGTCTAGTCCACCCAGAAGAATGTCTGGTACGAATTCCAGAGGAGATTCCTAATGAGATCGCTGTGTTAGCGGAACTTTCGTCTGTTTCTCATCATGCGATCAGTCATGTTGAAGACAAATTGAAAAAAGCCGATACACGAGTGGCACTTTTTGGAGATGGCCCTGTCGGCTACTTTACGGCAGTGATGTTGAAATACTTATATGGAGTAGACGCGGAGCGCTTTGTTGTCTTTGGTGCCGCAGATGATAAGCTCGCTAATTTTGATTTCGCGCGAACAGAAAATGTTTTGACTTACGATTTTGAACATTCATCAGAGAAATTTGATGTTTTGATCGAATGTACTGGCGGAAAATTCAGCGAAAGTGCATTGAACCAGGCGATCGAGATCGCGGATTCGTTAGCAGACATCATTTTCATGGGTGTTACAGAAGAATTAGTTCCGATCGACACACGGGATATTTTGGAAAAGGGCATCACGGCTCACGGAAGCAGCCGGTCCTCAACGCGTGATTTTGAAGCAGTCGTTGAAGGCATGAAAAAACCTGAGTACCGAGCAGCGTTGAGTAAAATCTTGCCTGAGCAGATCGTTGAGATCTCGGCAGGCGAAGACTTTAGAAAAATGATGGCGAAGTTTGTTGAGAACCCAGGCTGGAACAAAACAGTGATGCACTTTAATTGGTAACAGAGACGAGAAAAGAGAGGTGTCGTAGATGACAGGAATATTGATCGTTACTCATGGCGAGATGGCGACAGGGATCATGGATAGCTTGAGCCTGATCATGGGCGAGCAGGAGCAATACCAGACATTGGGTCTGAAGCACGGCGATGACATTGTAGAATTCAGTGAAAAGATCCAAGCAGGGATCTGTGCACTGGATAAAGGAGACGGGGTATTGGTGCTGGTCGATTTGTTTTCAGCAAGTCCTTACAACCAAGCGGCCCTTTGCTTCAATAAGTTGAAGGACCACCGCTACCGTTTGATCTCTGGCGTGAATCTGCCAATGATCATCGAATCCTTCAATCAGCGGATGATCGGTGCGGATCTGGACACGATGTATCAAGCAGCGATGACCGCAGGCAAGGATGGGATCAAAGAATTTTTAGAGGAAATGGCGAAGCTGGAGAATAAAGCGAATCTATAAAAAATAGATCCTATAAAAAGAAGAATGGATGTGTAGAAATGGGAGAAATCGTATTAGCAAGAATCGATGATCGTTTGATTCATGGGCAGGTAATGACAGCCTGGCTGCAATTTACCGGAGGAAACCACATCGTTATCGTGGATGACGCAACAGCAGGGGATGAGTTCACGAAGTCGATCATGTCAATGGCTGTACCAAACGGCATCAAGTTGTCGATTTTAGGTGTAGCAGACGGCGCGGAATTATTAGCCGCGATTCCAGACGGACACCGCATCATTGTTTTGGCGAAAGAGCCGCAAACGTACTTGCAGCTGATCGAAAAGGGCGTGACCTTCGATGAGATCATCATTGGCGGCATGGGCGCACGGAAAGACCGCAAGACGTTCCACAAAAATATCTCGGCTTCTGAAGAAGAAAAGGAAACCTTCCGAGGAATCATCTCGCACGGCGTAAAAATGAAGATTCATGTTATTCCTGACCAAGGGTCACAAGCAATTGAAGGATTGCTATAAAATAATTTCATAAAGGAAGTGGAGAAATGAAAATTAGTCTTATCCAAGCAATTTTAATCGGTGTCGTTTATTATCTTGGAATCAATGGGACCCCCTGGCTCTCATTGGTGGGGACCCATGGATGGATGCGTCCATTAGTCAATGGGACGGTGGTAGGGTTGATCTTGGGTGACCCCGTTCAAGGATGTATCATCGGGGCAGCGATCAACTTACCGTATCTAGCCTTTATCTCAGCCGGTGGGACTGTAGCGATGGACCCAGCACTTGCAGGGACATTGGGCACGGCGTTGGCAATGGCGGCAAAAGTTGAACCGGCTGTTGCTGTGACATTGGCTGTACCGATCGGATTATTAGGGACACTGATCTGGGTAGCGCATATGACGGTAGATATTACGTTCGTCCATATGGCGGATAAAGCAGCTGAAGAAGGGAAAATCGATCGGATCAACTGGCTTCACATCGTTCCACCGCAATTATTTTTACTATTGATCACTGTTGTACCGGTTGCACTGGCGGCTTATCTAGGCGCGGATGCAGTAGAAGGAATCGTAGACGCGTTGAGCGGTCGTCCGTTGGATGTTCTTTCAGCGATCGGCGGGATTCTGCCAGCGTTAGGGATCGCGATGAACTTACGTGCCATGAATGGCAAGGGAACGCTGTTGTTCTTTACCTTTGGCTTTATGCTTGCCATCTACTCTGGCTTGCCATCTGTGCCGATCGCTGTATTCGCAGGGATCATCGGGTATGTCTTCACGGAGTTGTATTTGAAAGATAAAAATGGAGGGCTGGTGTAATGGATCAGACTGCAGAAGTAAAAAAAGAAAAGCTATTAACGAAAAAAGACGTTGTGAAAGCCTTCTGGCGTTGGACCTTCTTTTCTCACGCCAATTATAACTATGAGCGTCTGCAAGCGACAGGTGTCGTCCATGCCTTCAGTCCGATCTTAAAAAAATTGTACGGTAAAGACGAAGATGAGATGAAATCTGCATTGGAACGCCACATGCAGTTCTTCAACACAGAGCCTTCCTTTGGCGGTCCGATCTTAGCAATGACGATCGCGATGGAAGAAGAACGGGCGCTCGGTGCGGACATCAATGACCAAACCATCAACGGCTTGAAAACGGGGCTGATGGGACCGTTAGCCGGGATCGGCGATACGTTATGGCAAGGAACCTTGATCCCGATCCTGCTGTCCTTCACGTTGCCATTCGGCGCGGACGGGAACATTTTTATGGGACCCGTGATGTTCTTCGCGCTTCACTGGATCATTATGACAGTCATCGCCTACTTCCTATGGATTCAAGGGTATGAGCAAGGGAAGGAAGGGATTCAAAAGATGATGGCAGGCGGCCGCTTGTCCTACATCATGACCTTCTCGCAAACCTTAGGGGCGATCGTGATCGGCTCATTAGCAGCGAACTTCGTAAAAATCGCGACGCCACTGAGTATTCATTTGAGTGGGAAGGAAAACCTTTCGATCCAAACGGATGTACTGGATGCGCTGGTCAAGGGAATCTTGCCGCTGGGCGTGACCTTATTGACCTACTATTTATTGAAGCATAAAAAATACACACCAACCAAAGTATTAGTCATCCAAATCGTTGGCGGCGCGATCTTAGCCGCGATCGGCTTGATCGTAAACTCAATATAAGCTGGAAACGACGTTAGGAACATGATACACAGGTATCTGACGTCGTTTTTTCTGATGGCGGAAGAAGGAAAGGGCGAATAATTTTGAAAACAGCAGTGTTTTATGATGTGAAGAAATTGGTGGTGGAGGACACACCACTACCGGATCTTCCAAAGGATAAACTATTAATGAAGATCGATACCTGTGCTATCTGTACTTGGGAGCAGCGGGTCTATACGGGTGTCAAAAAAGTGGACTATCCTTTTATCGGCGGCCACGAAATCGCAGGCGAGATCTTTCAAGTAGGAGAAGCCGTCGAGGGGGATTGGAAGGCTGGCGACAAAGTAGTCTTTGGCACAAATCTGGCGTGCGGTCATTGCTACTATTGCCGTGTCGGAGAAGAGCAAAATTGCCTGAATTTCGACCACAGCAAACAACAGCCGGGCTTGCCTCACAAAGGAATGGGAGGCTTGTCTGAATATTTAGTCGTTGATCCGGCGAATATTTTCAGTTACCAGCACGTCCCAGCCGAAGAGGCGTCATTAACAGAGCCCCTGTCCTGTGTGCTCCACAGTGTCGAGACGGCAGAGGTTGATTTCGGGGACTACGTACTCGTCGTGGGTGCCGGAATCATGGGGATGCTCCATCTGCAATTGGCACAAAAAAGAGGGGCGATCGCGATCGTATCTGATCCAAATGAGGCGCGGTTGGAATTAGCGAAAACCTTGGGCGCGGCTCACGTGGTCAATCCCATCAAAGAAAACTTGACGGAGAAAGTCTTGGCTTATACGGAGAATCTGGGGGCGCAGATCATTTTTAACACCACGCCGATCTCAGGCTTGATCCCCGGGTTGTTGGAGAGTCTGTCGAACACGGGAACGATGATGCTCTATTCTTCCTATTATCCAGATGAGCCTGTGGGGATCGCCTTCGACCATATCCATAAAACCGGTCAGCAGATCAAAGGAACAGCGAATTCCAACAAGCGGGACTTTATTCGTGCCGCTCGTATGATCAGTCACGGTGTTGTGGATGTGAAGCCCTTTATTACGAAGATCTATCCGCTGAGTGAGATCGAAGCGGCTTTTGAGGAAGCGGTAAATACGGAAGCATTTCGGATCGTGATCGACTTTGAAGAAGAAAGAGAGGGCAAAGGATGTTAGTGACAGTCAAAGAATTGTTGGCAGAAGCAGAGGAGCAGCAGCGGGCAGTCGGCGCCTTCAACGTTCCCAATCTGGAAGCGGTGCGGGGCGTGATCCAAGCCGCGGAGATGCTGAAGGTCCCGGTGATCCTTCAGCATGCAGAGGTGCATGAATCCCTCATTTCGATCGAAGAGATCGGCCCGGTGATGGTCCATTTCGCAAAAGAAGCGTCAGTTCCCGTGGCTGTGCATCTGGATCACGGATCGAGTCTTGCCGAATGCATCAAAGCGATCCGTTTGGGCTTCACCTCGATCATGTACGATGCCTCGTTGAAGGACTACGAGACAAATGTAAAGGAATCGTCTGAACTTGTCCGTATCGCCCACAGCGTCAATGTGTCTGTCGAAGCGGAGCTGGGGGAGATGACGAATTCGACCGTGGGCAGTGGAGAAGGGCGCGCGTCAGAAGAAGGCGCGATCGGCAATCAAGACCTGTTCACCAACCCGCAGCAGGCCCAAGACTTTGTTGAAGCGACAGGCGTGGATAGCTTGGCGATCTCCTTCGGCACCGTCCACGGAAAATATTTCGCAGAGCCGAATCTAGATTTTGACCGCATCGCGGCGATCCGTGCAACAACTGGGAATCGCCCTCTGGTCATGCATGGCGGTTCAGGTGTGTCTGAGGAAGACTACAAACAGGCGATCGCTGCCGGCATTCGCAAGATCAATTATTATACCTATATGAATCTTGCCGCTGGTCAAGCGCTGCAACGGGCGATCGAAGAGCAGCCAAAAGAAGAACTCTTTTTTGATGAATTTTCTTTGGCTGCCACTGCCGCGATCAAAGAAAATGTAGCCAAGACCTTACGAATATTCAACCGTTTATAAGCGATGTAACTCCGACTGTTGGAGAGGACAGTCGGAGTTTTTTTGTTATTGCCTCATAACAGCAGTCTGGGGATTTCTTTTCTACTTTTTACTATAAAAATTGTTACTATATATAGAAGAAGGAAGAATGTATAGTCCATAAAGAGAGGAATAATATGATCACAAATATTGAAGAACTGTATGAAGCGTTTCGTCAAGTGATGGAAAATAAGCGTTGGTGGAATACCGACAATAAGTGGGAAATTCTATTTGGAGCGATCTTAGTCCAGAATACGAATTGGCGGAATGTGGATTACGCCTTAATCAATCTAGAGGAAGCAACACAGTTTTTACCAGAAAAAGTTTTAGCGCTGGAGCTGAATGAATTACAGGATTTGATCCGACCGAGCGGCTTCTA
It encodes the following:
- a CDS encoding class II fructose-bisphosphate aldolase translates to MLVTVKELLAEAEEQQRAVGAFNVPNLEAVRGVIQAAEMLKVPVILQHAEVHESLISIEEIGPVMVHFAKEASVPVAVHLDHGSSLAECIKAIRLGFTSIMYDASLKDYETNVKESSELVRIAHSVNVSVEAELGEMTNSTVGSGEGRASEEGAIGNQDLFTNPQQAQDFVEATGVDSLAISFGTVHGKYFAEPNLDFDRIAAIRATTGNRPLVMHGGSGVSEEDYKQAIAAGIRKINYYTYMNLAAGQALQRAIEEQPKEELFFDEFSLAATAAIKENVAKTLRIFNRL